One Piscinibacter lacus genomic window, TGTCCGCATGAACGCCCGCACCCCCGACGCCGCGCTGACCGAAGCCCTGCCCACGGTCGAGTTCAGCCTCAACGGCCAGACCGTGCAGGCCCGCGAGGGCCAGACGATCTGGGCCGTCGCCAAGGCCCAGGGTGTGGAGATCCCGCACCTCTGCCACAAGGAAGGCCTGGCCCCCGCCGGCAACTGCCGCGCCTGCGTGGTGGAAGTCGCGGGCGAGCGCACCCTGGCCGCATCCTGCTGCCGTGCCGTGGCGCCCGGCATGAAGGTCGAGACCGAGAGCCCGCGCGCGCTCAAGTCGCGCGCCCTGGTGCTGGAGCTGCTGCTCAGCGATGCCGGCGCCACGACCGATGTGCACACCAAGGCCTCCGAGCTGAGCGCCTGGGCGGCCAAGGCCGGTGTCACCGAAAGTCGCTTCCCGGCGCGCGAGGCGCATTACGCCGAGCCCGACCTGAGCCACCCCGCCATCGCCGTGAACCTGGATGCCTGCATCCAGTGCACCCGCTGCCTGCGCGCCTGCCGCGACATCCAGGGCAATGACGTGATCGGCCTGGCCCTGCGCGGCCCGCACGCCAAGATCAGCTTCGATGCGGACGCGCCGCTCGGCGAATCGTCCTGCGTGGCCTGCGGCGAATGCGTGCAGGCCTGCCCCACCGGCGCGCTGATGCCGGCCCGCGGCGCCGGCCTGGCCACCATCACCAAGCAGGTCGATTCGGTCTGCCCCTTCTGCGGCGTCGGCTGCCAGTTGCGCCTGCATGTGGGCCCGGCCAAGGAGAGCGAGCCCGAGGGCGCCGAGCGCGTGCACTACGTGACCGGCCTGGACGGCCCGGCCAACCACGGCCGCCTGTGCGTCAAGGGCCGCTACGGCTTCGACTACATCCATCACGCCAAGCGCCTGACCACGCCGCTCGTCCGCCGTGCCGGGGTGAAGAAGGACCCGGCCGACATCGACCGCGTCAAATCCGGCGAGCTGCCGCTGGAGGCCCTGTTCCGCCCCGCGAGCTGGGACGAGGCCCTGGACCTTGCCGCCGGCGGCCTGAAGGCGATCCGCGACGAGGCCCTGGCCGCCGGCCTGCACGGCCGCGCCATCCCGCTGGCCGGCTTCGGCTCGGCCAAGGGCAGCAACGAGGAGGCCTACCTCTTTCAGAAGCTGGTCCGCCAGGGCTTCGCGACCAACAACGTCGACCACTGCACCCGGCTCTGCCATGCCAGTTCGGTCGCGGCGCTGCTGGAAGGCGTGGGCTCGGGCGCGGTCAGCAACCCGGTGGCCGATGTCGAGAAGGCCGAGCTGATCTTCCTGATCGGCGCCAACCCGGTGGTCAACCACCCGGTGGCTGCGACCTGGATCAAGAACGCGGTCGACCGCGGCGCCAAGCTGGTCATCGCCGACCCGCGCCGCAATGCCCTGAGCCGCCGCGCCGCCTGGCACCTGGCCTTCCGCCCGGACACCGACGTGGCCCTGCTCAACGGCCTGCTGCACGTGATCATTGCCGAGGGCCTGGTCGACGCCGGCTTCATCGCCGAGCGCGTGCGCGGCTACGAGGCGCTCAAGGCCTCGGTGGCCGAATCGACGCCCGAGCGCATGGCCGAGATCTGCGGCATCGACGCCGACACGATCCGCGCCGTGGCCCGCGCCTTCGCCACCAGCAAGGGCTCGATGATCCTGTGGGGCATGGGCGTCAGCCAGCATGTGCACGGCACCGACAACGCGCGCGGCCTGATCGCCCTGTCGATGATCACCGGCCAGATCGGCCGGCCCGGCACCGGCCTGCATCCCCTGCGCGGCCAGAACAATGTGCAGGGCGCGTCCGACGCGGGCCTCATCCCCATGATGCTGCCCAACTACCAGCGCGTGGCCGAGGCCGGCGTGCGCGCCAGCTTCGAGCAGCTCTGGGGCGAGGGCCTGCTGCCGCGGCTGGAGGCCGAGCCCGGCCTGACCGTGGTCGAGATCATGCACGCCGCCAGCGAGGGCAAGATCCGCGGCATCTATGTCGAGGGCGAGAACCCGGCCATGTCCGATCCCGACCTCAACCATGCCCGCGCGGCCCTGGCCAGCCTGCAGCATCTGGTGGTGCAGGACATCTTCGCGACCGAGACCGCCATCCTGGCCGACGTGATCCTGCCCGCCTCGGCCCATGCCGAGAAGTGGGGCAGCTACACCAACACCGACCGCCTGATCCAGCCCGGCCGCCCGGCCACCCAGCCGCCCGGTGATGCCCGCCAGGACCTGTGGTCCATCGAGCAGATCGGCCGCCGCCTGGGTCTGCCCTGGGCCTACTGGACGGCCGCCGACGGCAACGGCCATGCCGCGGCCGAGGCGCCGGTGGCCCGCGTCTACGAAGAGATGCGCCAGGCCATGGAGCCGCTGGCCGGCGTGCCCTGGAGCCGCCTGGTGCGCGAGAACGCGGTCATGACCCCGGCCGCGCGCGAGGATGCGCCCGGCGAAGCCATCGTCTTCATCGATCGCTTCCCGACCGACGACGGCCGGGCCCACCTGGTGCCCACCCGCTTCGCCGCCGGCCCCGAGGCCCGCGATGCCGACTACCCCCTGGTGCTGACCACCGGCCGCGTGCTGGAGCACTGGCACACCGGCGCCATGACACGCCACGCCAGCATGCTG contains:
- the fdhF gene encoding formate dehydrogenase subunit alpha → MNARTPDAALTEALPTVEFSLNGQTVQAREGQTIWAVAKAQGVEIPHLCHKEGLAPAGNCRACVVEVAGERTLAASCCRAVAPGMKVETESPRALKSRALVLELLLSDAGATTDVHTKASELSAWAAKAGVTESRFPAREAHYAEPDLSHPAIAVNLDACIQCTRCLRACRDIQGNDVIGLALRGPHAKISFDADAPLGESSCVACGECVQACPTGALMPARGAGLATITKQVDSVCPFCGVGCQLRLHVGPAKESEPEGAERVHYVTGLDGPANHGRLCVKGRYGFDYIHHAKRLTTPLVRRAGVKKDPADIDRVKSGELPLEALFRPASWDEALDLAAGGLKAIRDEALAAGLHGRAIPLAGFGSAKGSNEEAYLFQKLVRQGFATNNVDHCTRLCHASSVAALLEGVGSGAVSNPVADVEKAELIFLIGANPVVNHPVAATWIKNAVDRGAKLVIADPRRNALSRRAAWHLAFRPDTDVALLNGLLHVIIAEGLVDAGFIAERVRGYEALKASVAESTPERMAEICGIDADTIRAVARAFATSKGSMILWGMGVSQHVHGTDNARGLIALSMITGQIGRPGTGLHPLRGQNNVQGASDAGLIPMMLPNYQRVAEAGVRASFEQLWGEGLLPRLEAEPGLTVVEIMHAASEGKIRGIYVEGENPAMSDPDLNHARAALASLQHLVVQDIFATETAILADVILPASAHAEKWGSYTNTDRLIQPGRPATQPPGDARQDLWSIEQIGRRLGLPWAYWTAADGNGHAAAEAPVARVYEEMRQAMEPLAGVPWSRLVRENAVMTPAAREDAPGEAIVFIDRFPTDDGRAHLVPTRFAAGPEARDADYPLVLTTGRVLEHWHTGAMTRHASMLEAISPAPLVQMHPLDAAPLGIVDGATVRMATRHGAVEAIAVLTPEVQRGQVFMAFAYWEAAANRLTGDALDAVAKIPGFKVTAVQVQPAG